The genome window GCGCTATTCCCCTGAAGGAGAGTCATTCCCCTACTCCCTTGGCTGGTTTACCGAGTACATAGATTCAGTGAAGTTTGTATGGCACTACGGATATATGGGTACTAATTCATCTCTGCTGATACTTGTGCCGGAAAAGAAATTAACGTTCGCAATTCTCGCGAACAGCAATAATCTCAGCAGGATATATCCCCTTGAGGAGGCAACTTTTACTGCAAGTGAAGCCGGCCTTCTGTTTTTGAAACACTTTTTACCGGGACTGAGCCAGGGTGCTTACAGGGATTTTTCACTTTCAGGGAGGTTGCCGGAAGACACACCTGACTTCAAGCAAATTAATAATTTACTGGATTATGCAAATTATCGCCTGAACTATTATACCTATGGTCAGGTTGCTGATTCGCTTCTATCTAACCAGAAACGAACCGTCAGCGATCAGGCACTCGCAGTTTTAAGCGCTGACTCAAACAATCTAAAGATCAGCAAAAAGTTTTTAATCAGTCAGGAGACTTCTGTCCGTTTCATTTCATCCGGAGAAGGAATCTTCGGTCCGTTGTCAGACTATGGATCCTGCACGGATACAGAAGGGAAAGTGATATGGTCAATGGAAGACAGTCCCAAATATCATGCAGGCGGAAATGCGAAGAATCTTCTTAGCATCTCAGACATTGTCACACTTTTACCCGGAGAGTACACCCTTCACTACCTCACGGATGAAAGCCATTCCCCGGAATTTTGGAACAATTTACCTCCTGATGACCTTTTTTGGGGGATTTATGTTATGCCTACGCCAAATTAATTGAGTTACGGAAACTATTTCTTGCTTTTTTAGTTTCCATGCTGTAAGTTTGGGAATCATAAAGTAAAGTATGAAATGGAAACCAATCAGGGTCTGCTGATTGAGAAAATAAGCCGGATATTCTTCACAAAGGGATTTCAGAAAATCTCAATGGATGAACTGGCCCTGACCTTAAAAATAAGCAAAAAGACCTTCTACAAGTATTTTCCCTCAAAGGAGCAAATCGTAAGGGATTGTGCATTTACCTTCCTGAAAAAAAATATTGAAGCTATTCAGAGCATTGCCGCCTCTGATGAAAATCCTATCCTCAAGTACCTTCAGCTCCTCTCTCACATTGGTAATAATATCGCAACCATTAATAAAGTCTGGCTTGAAGATGTCAGGAGCAGCATGCCCTCTCTGTGGACTGAAATTGATGAGTTCAGAAAGCTGACCCTGGAATCCAGCATGCAGATTCTCTATCGTGAGGGGCTTCAGCAAGGTCTGTTTAAGGAATACCCGGAAGGGCTGATAGTCCGTCTCTTTTCCGTAAGCATTCGAGGTATTATGCATCCTGATTTCATTCTAAACGCAGATTTTGAACCTAAAACCGCATTAATGAACACCATCCATCTTCTCCTTACAGGTATTCTGACTGAAAAAGGCATGAAGGTATATAAAGAAATTCAGAAAAGGAACGAGTTATGAATCGTTTATATTTCATCCCCGTCATTCTTATAAGTTTCTTGATCTCCTCCTGCGGCAAAGGTGATGATGAGGAATATCTGGAACTCACCGGGAATCTTGAGGCTGTAACAGTAACGGTATCGAATAAAACCGCAGGAACGATAATTAAACTTATGGCTGATGAAGGATTTAAGGCAGAGAAAGGTGACACACTCGCGATTATTGATACCGAAGCATTGCTGCTTCAGCTCCAGCAGGCCAGGGCAAACCGTGAGGCTATTCAGGCACAGTTTTTATTACTGAAAAACGGCGCAAGAAAAGAGGATATTGCCCAGGCCGAAAGCATATATAAACAGACAGAAGCGGCATATAAGACATCACTTACGGATCTTCAAAGAATTGAAGCGCTGTTACAATCTGGAAGTGTTACACAGAAGCAGTTTGATGACATACAGCTTGTAACTGAAACCCGCCGTCTGCAGATGGCTTCAGCTCTGGAGAATCTGAATAAACTCCGTTCAATAGCAAGGCCGGAAGAACTGATGCAGGCAAAAGCCCGTCTTGATCAGGCGGTTGCAGCAGAAGAAATTATCGCAAAGAGTTACAGGGACTGTTTTATCCTCTCACCGGTTTCAGGATATATCAGCAAGTCTTTTTTTGAGGAGGGAGAACTCGTTCAGCCAGGTACTGCGCTTTTTAAGGTCACCAATCTGGATAATATAGAACTGATCGTTTATCCGGAACAAACACACATCGGTAAAATTCAGATTAACGACAGAGCAGATATAATGATTGACAGTTTCCCTGATAAAACCTTCAAGGGAAAGATTGTATATATTTCTCCTGAGGCTGAATTCACTCCAAAGAACATTCAGACAAAAGAAGAGAGGTCGAAACTGGTATTTGCAGTAAAAATTGCAGTTGAGAATAACCAGAACCAGCTCAAATCAGGACTCCCTGCTGATGCAAGAATTTATCTTAAATAAAGCAATTCTTTCGGTAAGCGGACTTACTAAAAGCTTCGGAACTACTGAGGCGGTAAAAGATATTTCCTTCAGCGTATCAGCCGGTGAAATGTTCGGTATGGTTGGTCCGGATGGTGCAGGAAAAACAACAACTCTGAAGGCTGTATGCGGACTCCTGACACCCGATTCGGGAGATATTCTGCTGTTTAATGAAAAGGTGAAACGGTCTGGCAAATCAACGCAGAAGCGCATTGGATATCTCTCTCAGCGTTTTAGTCTCTATGGTGATCTGAGTGTTGATGAAAATCTTGATTTTTTTGCCAGAATCCACGGGCGTAAAGATTATCACGAGGAAAGAAAGTCACTCCTTGAAATGACCCGTCTTTCGGAATTTACCAAAAGACCTGCCGAAAAATTATCAGGCGGAATGAAACAAAAGCTTGCACTCGCCTGCTCCCTTATTCATAAACCCGATTTACTGATTCTGGATGAACCCACAACCGGTGTTGATCCTGTTTCAAGAAGAGATTTCTGGAAAATTCTTTCACAACTCAGGCTGGATGGATTAACTATCATCATGTCAACTCCCTACCTGGATGAAGCGGAAAGATGTGACCGCGTTGCTTTGTTCAATCAGGGAAGAATACTCAGCCTCGATAATCCTGTAAGAATGAAGGAAACCTGCGGTTTTCGGGTATATGAGATTTCAACGTCTTCTATACGGGAAGCTGATGTTTTAATCAGAAACAATTTTCCACTTGTGCCCCAGCTGTACGGAGACCGGCTGCACATCATAGTTGATTCTGAAAGCACACTGCCTGAAAAAATTCTTCCCCTGCTTGCCGAAAATGGAATCAGCGTATTATCATCTGAATATATTATTCCTTCACTTGAGAATATTTTTATAAAAGCTGCTGAAGTGTCATATGCAGAGTAACACACCAGCTATTGAGGTAAAGAATCTTACAAAGAAATTCGGAAATTTTATTTCTGTGAATGATGTAACATTCTCCGTAGCTAAAGGGGCTATTTTCGGTTTTCTGGGAGCAAACGGAGCTGGCAAATCAACAACGATAAAGATGCTAACCGGGCTGCTGAGTCCTACATCGGGCGATGCTTTTGTTGCCGGTTACTCCATTAACGAGCACCCTGACAAAGTGAAATCATCAATCGGTTATATGTCCCAGAAGTTTTCTCTGTACAATGATCTGACCGTAAGGGAAAATATTACATTTTTCGGCAGAGTATACGGACTTGATGATAAAAGTATAAATAAACGACTGACCGAGGCTGTTTCAATAGCGCATCTGGAAGGAAATGAAGATAAACTGACAGGATCTTTGCCGGGGGGTATAAAACAGCGTCTGGCATTGGCTACCGCCGTACTTCATAAACCCGGGATTGTGTTTCTGGATGAACCTACCAGCGGTGTTGATCCCATCGCGCGAAGAGGATTCTGGGATCTTATTCATGATCTCAGTGCTCAGGGAACAACAATCTTCGTAACCACGCACTATCTTGAAGAAGCGGAGTATTGCCATGATATCATTCTTCTTGATGCGGGTAAAATTATTGCACAGGGTTCACCAAAAGACCTGAAATCAGATTATATCGAACACCCGATATTATCAATTGAAACAAACAACCTGGTCTCCGCCATGGGTATAATGGAGAAAGATAAATATGTTGAAGATGTATCCGTATTCGGAAATTCCATTCATGTCGTAACCTCGCTTCATTCAAAACCTGAAGAATATTTCAGAAATCTTCTTGGAGGACACGGATTACATGTCAGCGAATGTAAAAGTGTTCAGCCGACTCTGGAAGATGTTTTCATTTATTTACTGGAGCACAAGAATTGACTGATTCCATTAACCGGATAGGAATTATCGTCGTAAAAGAATTCCGGCATCTTTTAAGAGATGTGAGAATGCTTGCAGTGCTTACCTTTTTTCCGGTATTTCTGCTCCTTATGTTCGGTTATGCGGTTAATTTTGATGTGGATAATGTACCAATCGGCATATATGACGGAGATAAATCTGAATTCAGCAGGGATATGAGATCCGCATTAACAGCATCTGGTTATTTCTATGAATCAGTTCAGATAGCTTCTGAAGATGAGATTTTTGAAGTTATTAATGCTAACAGGGCTAAATGTGTAATTATCATTCCTGAAAATTTTTCATCAGACTACCATAAAGGGAAGGAAGCGAAGTTACAGTACCTCATCAACGGAACGGACGGAAATTCTGCTAATATCATTCAAAACTACCTGACATCATTCACCGCTGGCTATTCGAACCGGCTGCGCACTGAGATTTTGGAAGCAAAAGGTTTTTCAGCGTATACCCCCGTTGATTTCAGGCCGATCTACTGGTATAATCCGGAGTTGAAATCTACCAAGTTTCTGATTCCCGGACTAATGGCAATGATTCTGATTATGATTTGCGTCATTACCGTTGCGCTTTCAATTGTGAGAGAAAAAGAACGAGGGACAATGGAGCAGATTGAGGTCTCCCCTGTGCTTTCTCATGAATTACTCATCGGAAAAACCATTCCTTATATACTACTTTCCCTGCTGAGCGGTATATTTATTCTCATTGCCGGTTTTGTATTATTCTCCGTGGAAGTTAAAGGAAGTTATCTGCTCCTGTTTATATCCACCATTCTGTTTATCTCCGCATCTACATCACTTGGCATCTTTGTCTCAGTAATCTCGGATACCCAGCAGGTTGCATTTTCTATTGCTACATTTATCTCAATGCTTCCGGCAGTGATTCTGAGCGGATTTATTTTTCCGCTGGAGAGCACACCGGTAGCTGTTCAGGTTCTGAGTTACATAACTCCCGCAAAGTATTACATTATTACCTTAAGGTCTGTAATTCTCAGGGGTGCAGGAATATCTGCATTCTGGGAACAGCTGCTGTTGTTAATTGCATATACGGCAATTTTTCTATCGCTCGCCAACATTGCATCTAAAAAGAAAGCCCTTAAGTTGTGATAAGATCAATAATTGCCATAATCATAAAGGAGTTTCAGCAGTTCAGGCGTGATCCTAAAATGTTTGGAATCATTCTTGTCGCCCCGGTGGTTCAATTGATTTTTTTAGGATACGCAGCCACCTTAGATCTGAAATTTATCCGGCTTGCGATCTATGATCAGGATAACAGCCGTCCAAGCCGTGAATTAGTAAAGGAACTTGAAGCCGGTAAAATCTTCTACATAGAAAAATATCTGAGCAGTTATCAGGAACTTGAAGAGAGCATGCAATCAGGTAAAATTCTGATTTCTATCGTTATTCCTCAGGAGTACGAACAGAAACTTTCAAGGAGGGAGACGGCACACCTGCAGATTATCGTTAATGGTTCTGACGGTAATGCCGCTTCAATAGCCACCGGATATATCAGCAAATTTCTTTCCCTTTACGGTCAGAAATACAAGGTCAATCTGTTTGAGAAATCCGGTATGCGCCCGCCTCCCACAGGAACAATAGTCGCCGAACCCCGTGTATGGTTTAATCCGCTCCTTATAACCAGAGTTTACATGGTACCGAGTATCGTCGGGCTCTTACTGAGTATCATCACCCTGATTCTGACAGCGCTGGCCGTTGTAAAAGAAAAGGAAATTGGCACGTATGAACAAATCATCGTCACGCCAGTAAAACCTTATCAACTCATACTTGGAAAGCTCATTCCCTTTATAATTCTTGCTTATGCTGCCGCAATGATTGCACTTGCTGCGATGTGGTTTATTTTTGAGATTCCAGTCAAAGGAAGCCTGAGTTTTCTTCTTATCTCCTCCTTTTTCTATATCCTTTCCACCCTTGGACTTGGACTTTTTGTCTCCACCGTGAGCAAAACACAACAGCAGGCAATGATGATAGCCATATTTGGAGTTTTGCTTCCTATGGTCTATCTTTCAGGGTTCGCTTTCCCGCTGGATAACGCACCCCTGTTTGTGCAGATAGTCAGCTATTTTATACCCCTTACCTACTTTTTTAAGGTAATCAGAGGGGTGATATTACAGGGAAACGGATTTATTGAATTATGGGATGAAGCGCTTATTATGCTTCTTATGGGTGTTATAATTCTCATTGCCAGTGCAATTCGTTTCAGGAAAAAGCTTGACTAAAATTACCTTAAATGCAAAACTTATTAAAGATGTGTTCGAATGGGACAGAACTAACTGGGCAGCATCAGTTGAATTCTGGAATCCGTGGATAGATACCAAAGAACCGGGAAACTTTCTCACCCTCGGAGAAAAACATGGCGGTCTGAGTCTTCTTTTTGCATTATACGGACATTCAGTAACAGCCACTGACCTGGAAGGAGTTACCGGCAGGGCGTTAAGTCTTCATAAAGAATACAACGTCTCTGACAAAATGACGTATGCAAAAGCAAATATGCTCGAAATACCTTTTGAGAATAACAGCTTTGATTTTATAGGATTCAAATCGGTGCTCTGCGATCCAGAGAAAATCAGAAAATCGCCATAAATGAGATGCATAGAGTATTAAAACCAGGCGGAACGCTCCTCTTCGCTGAAAACCTCCTCTCCACCAGACTGCACCAATATCTCCGGAAAAAATTTATTCCCTGGGCTCATTATTGGTGCTATCTCAATTATGATGAGAAGGAGGAAATGTTTGGGCAATTTAGCTCAAACAGTTTTACTACCCACAGAGTAATTGGTTCACTTGCACCAACGGAGAGTCTAAGATTCGCTGCCGGATATCTTGACAAAACAATCTCCCCCGTTTTTCCGCCAGGTTTACGATATATCTTGTTCGGTGCCTGCACTAAATAACAAACAGGGCCGTAGCGCTTCAGATACTCTTACATTGCTTTGGGCTGCAAATGAAAGCTTTGCCGGCGCTTTCCTGCATGCCCTGAATATTCCGTTTAAGGGTATGTATCTTACCGGTTTTTCGCTGTTAATTCTGCAGATGATTGCACTTTCAGCGCAGGGCAAGTTAAAATTCGCCGCTTCAGGATTGCGGGTTTCTGCTATTAAAGCCGTTATTAATCCCTTTGCTTCAATCAATTCTCATCTCGCGGTAATCCTGCAGAGTGTTTTGGCTGGTATATTTCTTTATAAACAACACCTCTCCCTGTTGCGATTACTCCTCCTCAGTATTTCTGCAATGCTGCTATCAGCAATTCAGAGACTTTTTCTTCTCTGGTTGTTTTACGGAATGCTGTTGTATGACGCAGTAAACATTTTTATTCAGAAGACCCTAAGCGAATTCGGGTTAGGAACTCATGTGACAACCACGGATTTCTCGCATCTGATACTGCTGATATATCTGACAGCGCATTTTGCCGCAGGTATTGCTGCGGGTACGCTTATATACAAGTTTACTGGCAAGGATATTACAAAGACAAAGCTAAATGAAATTGAAGAACGCCTGAGCCAGTTTTCTCCCCGTAAGCAAACCAGTGCTGCTTCGCGCAGTAAAAAAATAAAACAGCTCGGTTCATTGATTATACTCATCTTTCTTGCCGGAATCTCCTACACCATCAGCAGTGAAAATTTCCCAATGCTTCTCGCGCAGATAATTATTCGATATGCTTTAGCAGTGCTGGTATTAATGGTAATCAGAGCCGTTTATCTTGGTTTGATTAAGAAACGGTTAGATGATCATACTGACTCCGGTCATTCTGTCGCAGAAGATGTCACTTCGATGAAGGTCTATTTTGCTTTTTCCTATCATGAGACAAAAGGAAAAGCGGTTTACAAAAAACCCTGGATTTTTCTCAGCACACTGTTTTCGATAGCCCGGATTTCAGCAGCATCCGGAGATACATAAAAAAAGCCGGCGGATATAAACCACGCCGGCTTTGCACTTAACAGAAATTCTAGTGTTCTTAGAGGAAGCCCTTCTCAGTAAGAATTTTCTCAAGTGTCAGATCTCCGATTTCCTGCAGATCATAGAAAACACGGCAGGAAGGTTTATTGATCTTCAGGATTCTACCGAGATCGATTGGAGTTCCAATGATAACAGAGTCACAATCTGTAGCGTTAATGGTTTTTTCCAGATCTGCAACCTGCTGATCACCATAACCCATCGCCGGCAGCAATTTTCCGATTTTCGTATATTTATTATACGTATCGGTAATAGTACCAACAGTAAAAGGTCTGGGATCAACAATCTCAGCCGCACCGTAATTCCATGCAGCTATGGTACCAGCTCCGTACTCCATTTCGCCATGAGTGAGGGTCGGGCCGTCTTCAACAACCAGTACCCTTTTTCCTTTAATCACTGAGGGATCAGTGACTTTAATTGGTGAAGCTCCGTCAATAATCACGGCTTTGGGATTAAGCGAACGGACATTATTTCTCACCTGCATAACCGATTTTGGGTCTGCTGATTCAACTTTGTTTATGACCACAACATCCGCCATTCTTACTGAAGTATTCCCAGGATAGTAATTCAGTTCATTACCTGGTCTGTGCGGATCTGCAACGGTAATGGTCAGATCAGAAACATAAAATGGGATATCGTTATTGCCGCCATCCCAGATAATGATATCAGCTTCTTTTTCTGCTTCACGAAGAATTGCTTCATAATCAACTCCGGCATAAATAACTCCCCCTGCAGCCACATGCGGCTCGTATTCTTCGATCTCTTCAATCGTACACTCATGCTTTTTCAGGTCTTCAAATGTTGCAAAACGCTGTACCTTTTGCTTAACCAGGTCGCCATAAGGCATCGGATGGCGGATTGCCACAACCTTTTTACCTGCAGCTCTTAGAAGATTAACGATTTTGCGGGAGGTCTGTGATTTGCCGGATCCGGTTCTTACGGCAATTATTGAGATGACCGGCTTTGTGCTTTTAACCATGGTTTCAGTTGAGCCCAGGAGCCGGAATGAAGCGCCGCAAGCGTTTACCATGGATGCGATATTCATTACATAGTCAAATTTTACATCAGAATAAGCAAACACTACCTGGTCAACTTTGTGCTCCTTTATAAGTTCAACAAGGTCTTTTTCCTCATAGATCGGAATGCCCTTGGGATAATCTGTACCGGCAAGTTCAGGAGGATAAACCCTTCCTTCAATATTCGGTATTTGCGTAGCGGTAAAAGCTACAACTTCATATTTCGGATTATTTCTAAAGAACACATTAAAATCATGGAAGTCGCGCCCTGCGGCTCCCATAATGATGACACGGGATTTCATATAATACCTGTAATTTGTGATTATTCAACCGTGACGCTCTTTGCCAGATTTCGAGGTTGATCCACATTTAATCCTTTTTTTACCGC of Ignavibacteriales bacterium contains these proteins:
- a CDS encoding efflux RND transporter periplasmic adaptor subunit → MNRLYFIPVILISFLISSCGKGDDEEYLELTGNLEAVTVTVSNKTAGTIIKLMADEGFKAEKGDTLAIIDTEALLLQLQQARANREAIQAQFLLLKNGARKEDIAQAESIYKQTEAAYKTSLTDLQRIEALLQSGSVTQKQFDDIQLVTETRRLQMASALENLNKLRSIARPEELMQAKARLDQAVAAEEIIAKSYRDCFILSPVSGYISKSFFEEGELVQPGTALFKVTNLDNIELIVYPEQTHIGKIQINDRADIMIDSFPDKTFKGKIVYISPEAEFTPKNIQTKEERSKLVFAVKIAVENNQNQLKSGLPADARIYLK
- a CDS encoding ABC transporter ATP-binding protein; translation: MQEFILNKAILSVSGLTKSFGTTEAVKDISFSVSAGEMFGMVGPDGAGKTTTLKAVCGLLTPDSGDILLFNEKVKRSGKSTQKRIGYLSQRFSLYGDLSVDENLDFFARIHGRKDYHEERKSLLEMTRLSEFTKRPAEKLSGGMKQKLALACSLIHKPDLLILDEPTTGVDPVSRRDFWKILSQLRLDGLTIIMSTPYLDEAERCDRVALFNQGRILSLDNPVRMKETCGFRVYEISTSSIREADVLIRNNFPLVPQLYGDRLHIIVDSESTLPEKILPLLAENGISVLSSEYIIPSLENIFIKAAEVSYAE
- a CDS encoding methyltransferase domain-containing protein; the protein is MTKITLNAKLIKDVFEWDRTNWAASVEFWNPWIDTKEPGNFLTLGEKHGGLSLLFALYGHSVTATDLEGVTGRALSLHKEYNVSDKMTYAKANMLEIPFENNSFDFIGFKSVLCDPEKIRKSP
- a CDS encoding TetR/AcrR family transcriptional regulator, yielding METNQGLLIEKISRIFFTKGFQKISMDELALTLKISKKTFYKYFPSKEQIVRDCAFTFLKKNIEAIQSIAASDENPILKYLQLLSHIGNNIATINKVWLEDVRSSMPSLWTEIDEFRKLTLESSMQILYREGLQQGLFKEYPEGLIVRLFSVSIRGIMHPDFILNADFEPKTALMNTIHLLLTGILTEKGMKVYKEIQKRNEL
- a CDS encoding ABC transporter ATP-binding protein, translated to MQSNTPAIEVKNLTKKFGNFISVNDVTFSVAKGAIFGFLGANGAGKSTTIKMLTGLLSPTSGDAFVAGYSINEHPDKVKSSIGYMSQKFSLYNDLTVRENITFFGRVYGLDDKSINKRLTEAVSIAHLEGNEDKLTGSLPGGIKQRLALATAVLHKPGIVFLDEPTSGVDPIARRGFWDLIHDLSAQGTTIFVTTHYLEEAEYCHDIILLDAGKIIAQGSPKDLKSDYIEHPILSIETNNLVSAMGIMEKDKYVEDVSVFGNSIHVVTSLHSKPEEYFRNLLGGHGLHVSECKSVQPTLEDVFIYLLEHKN
- a CDS encoding ABC transporter permease, yielding MFGIILVAPVVQLIFLGYAATLDLKFIRLAIYDQDNSRPSRELVKELEAGKIFYIEKYLSSYQELEESMQSGKILISIVIPQEYEQKLSRRETAHLQIIVNGSDGNAASIATGYISKFLSLYGQKYKVNLFEKSGMRPPPTGTIVAEPRVWFNPLLITRVYMVPSIVGLLLSIITLILTALAVVKEKEIGTYEQIIVTPVKPYQLILGKLIPFIILAYAAAMIALAAMWFIFEIPVKGSLSFLLISSFFYILSTLGLGLFVSTVSKTQQQAMMIAIFGVLLPMVYLSGFAFPLDNAPLFVQIVSYFIPLTYFFKVIRGVILQGNGFIELWDEALIMLLMGVIILIASAIRFRKKLD
- a CDS encoding ABC transporter permease: MTDSINRIGIIVVKEFRHLLRDVRMLAVLTFFPVFLLLMFGYAVNFDVDNVPIGIYDGDKSEFSRDMRSALTASGYFYESVQIASEDEIFEVINANRAKCVIIIPENFSSDYHKGKEAKLQYLINGTDGNSANIIQNYLTSFTAGYSNRLRTEILEAKGFSAYTPVDFRPIYWYNPELKSTKFLIPGLMAMILIMICVITVALSIVREKERGTMEQIEVSPVLSHELLIGKTIPYILLSLLSGIFILIAGFVLFSVEVKGSYLLLFISTILFISASTSLGIFVSVISDTQQVAFSIATFISMLPAVILSGFIFPLESTPVAVQVLSYITPAKYYIITLRSVILRGAGISAFWEQLLLLIAYTAIFLSLANIASKKKALKL
- a CDS encoding beta-lactamase family protein; translation: MVSVSGQEYQYERIVSDFSSLREKLNIPGLTVAIAQNGEIVFSEAFGYKDLITQTPMTENTVFHTASITKTFTAYVLGLLEQEGKISMRDEVKKYNLNLGEGVRVEHLLSHTSLGIPGKQFYYHSGRFNKLDTVIYESTGKFLSGHITDKIIRKIPLTYTFPNPYDTADFRLFTDESPQKFIEQLYTGYIHGTANVTTKSELEKAFAASAGLMSTSTDLVRYGNFLMSETNAYAVLKRLTRQRYSPEGESFPYSLGWFTEYIDSVKFVWHYGYMGTNSSLLILVPEKKLTFAILANSNNLSRIYPLEEATFTASEAGLLFLKHFLPGLSQGAYRDFSLSGRLPEDTPDFKQINNLLDYANYRLNYYTYGQVADSLLSNQKRTVSDQALAVLSADSNNLKISKKFLISQETSVRFISSGEGIFGPLSDYGSCTDTEGKVIWSMEDSPKYHAGGNAKNLLSISDIVTLLPGEYTLHYLTDESHSPEFWNNLPPDDLFWGIYVMPTPN
- a CDS encoding GTPase, whose amino-acid sequence is MKSRVIIMGAAGRDFHDFNVFFRNNPKYEVVAFTATQIPNIEGRVYPPELAGTDYPKGIPIYEEKDLVELIKEHKVDQVVFAYSDVKFDYVMNIASMVNACGASFRLLGSTETMVKSTKPVISIIAVRTGSGKSQTSRKIVNLLRAAGKKVVAIRHPMPYGDLVKQKVQRFATFEDLKKHECTIEEIEEYEPHVAAGGVIYAGVDYEAILREAEKEADIIIWDGGNNDIPFYVSDLTITVADPHRPGNELNYYPGNTSVRMADVVVINKVESADPKSVMQVRNNVRSLNPKAVIIDGASPIKVTDPSVIKGKRVLVVEDGPTLTHGEMEYGAGTIAAWNYGAAEIVDPRPFTVGTITDTYNKYTKIGKLLPAMGYGDQQVADLEKTINATDCDSVIIGTPIDLGRILKINKPSCRVFYDLQEIGDLTLEKILTEKGFL